The Phycisphaerae bacterium genome includes a region encoding these proteins:
- a CDS encoding type II secretion system protein: MNRRSNGFTLIEVLVVVAIIALLVAILLPSLSRARAQARISACQSNLHQAGVAVTTYAVEYAEFIPRGGNVQRYFSNGDIHWSIVLLKQVGEKVAPLFQQAQAAGRSMQTFPDGRSYEARGIALNYLLWDKLKRVEVFHCPERAARSQDAEVLSYVVNAFNPKAVTGSQGFSDTRDATRLSLWKRPAQVVYLADMEDSAVSEAAKEAYGFRDLSRFDAFEPSHLPSGPGRDRRVARAMHLNRRTSCLFVDGHVEGLDSLPRGGEPDIDVSGSYSLRWQRAFGVERP; this comes from the coding sequence ATGAACCGACGGTCGAATGGATTCACGTTGATTGAAGTCCTCGTCGTGGTGGCGATTATTGCGCTGCTGGTGGCGATTCTGCTTCCATCGCTATCCCGGGCGCGGGCTCAAGCACGTATCTCGGCGTGCCAGAGCAATCTGCACCAGGCCGGCGTGGCGGTCACCACTTACGCGGTAGAGTACGCGGAGTTCATCCCCCGCGGAGGCAACGTGCAAAGGTACTTTTCCAACGGGGACATTCATTGGTCCATCGTCCTGCTCAAACAGGTCGGAGAGAAGGTTGCCCCCCTGTTTCAACAGGCCCAGGCGGCCGGCAGGAGCATGCAGACGTTCCCGGATGGCAGATCCTACGAAGCCAGGGGAATAGCCCTCAACTACCTGCTCTGGGACAAACTGAAGCGCGTGGAGGTGTTTCATTGTCCCGAGCGCGCGGCCAGATCCCAGGACGCGGAAGTTCTCAGTTACGTGGTGAACGCTTTCAATCCGAAGGCCGTCACCGGGAGCCAGGGATTCTCGGACACGAGAGATGCGACACGACTCTCGCTCTGGAAAAGGCCTGCGCAGGTCGTTTACCTGGCGGACATGGAGGACTCGGCCGTCTCGGAGGCGGCCAAGGAGGCCTATGGGTTCAGGGATCTCAGCCGGTTCGATGCCTTCGAGCCGAGCCATTTGCCCAGCGGTCCCGGCCGCGACCGGCGCGTCGCCAGGGCGATGCATCTGAATCGCCGCACAAGCTGCCTGTTTGTCGACGGTCACGTTGAAGGCCTGGATTCCCTCCCGCGCGGGGGGGAGCCCGATATTGACGTTTCCGGCAGTTACTCGTTGCGATGGCAGCGGGCCTTTGGAGTGGAAAGGCCCTGA